In one Mycobacterium sp. NBC_00419 genomic region, the following are encoded:
- the glnA gene encoding type I glutamate--ammonia ligase yields MDRQKEFVLRTLEERDIRFVRLWFTDVLGFLKSVAIAPAELEGAFEEGIGFDGSSIEGFARVFESDTVARPDPSTFQVLPWTTSGGQHHSARMFCDITMPDGSPSWADSRHVLRRQLAKASDLGFSCYVHPEIEFFLLEPGPYDGSVPVPADNGGYFDQAVHDSAPNFRRHAIDALEQMGISVEFSHHEGAPGQQEIDLRYADALSMADNVMTFRYVVKEVALAEGVRASFMPKPFAEYPGSAMHTHMSLFEGENNAFHSPDDPLQLSDVAKSFIAGILEHASEISAITNQWVNSYKRLVHGGEAPTAASWGASNRSALVRVPMYTPRKASSRRIEVRSPDSACNPYLTFAVLLAAGLRGIEKNYVLSPQAEDNVWMLTPEERRAMGYRELPSSLGIALSEMENSELVAEALGEHVFDYFLRNKRAEWEEYRSNVTPYELKAYLSL; encoded by the coding sequence ATGGACCGCCAGAAGGAATTTGTGCTGCGCACGCTGGAGGAACGGGATATCCGATTCGTCCGGTTGTGGTTCACCGACGTGCTCGGCTTCCTCAAATCGGTCGCCATCGCACCTGCGGAGTTGGAGGGCGCCTTCGAGGAGGGCATCGGCTTCGACGGCTCCTCGATCGAGGGCTTCGCCCGCGTCTTCGAATCCGACACCGTCGCCCGTCCGGACCCGTCCACGTTCCAGGTATTGCCCTGGACCACCAGCGGCGGTCAGCACCACTCGGCGCGGATGTTCTGCGACATCACCATGCCCGACGGCTCACCGTCCTGGGCGGACAGCCGCCACGTGCTGCGCAGGCAGTTGGCCAAGGCCAGTGATCTCGGCTTCTCCTGCTACGTGCACCCGGAGATCGAGTTCTTCCTGCTCGAGCCCGGACCGTACGACGGCAGCGTGCCGGTGCCCGCCGACAACGGCGGCTATTTCGATCAAGCCGTGCACGACTCGGCCCCCAACTTCCGCCGCCATGCCATCGACGCCCTGGAGCAGATGGGCATCTCAGTGGAGTTCAGCCACCACGAGGGCGCGCCGGGCCAGCAGGAGATCGACCTGCGTTACGCCGATGCGTTGTCGATGGCCGACAACGTGATGACCTTCCGCTACGTCGTCAAGGAAGTCGCCTTGGCAGAAGGGGTGCGGGCGTCGTTCATGCCCAAGCCGTTCGCCGAATACCCCGGCTCGGCCATGCACACCCACATGAGCCTCTTCGAGGGTGAGAACAACGCCTTCCACAGCCCTGACGACCCGCTGCAACTGTCCGATGTCGCCAAGTCGTTCATCGCGGGCATCCTCGAGCACGCCAGCGAGATCAGTGCGATCACCAACCAGTGGGTGAACTCCTACAAGCGGCTGGTGCACGGCGGCGAGGCGCCGACCGCGGCTTCCTGGGGCGCGTCCAACCGCTCGGCGCTGGTGCGCGTGCCGATGTATACCCCGCGCAAGGCGTCCTCTCGCCGCATCGAGGTCCGCAGCCCCGACTCGGCCTGCAACCCGTACCTGACCTTCGCGGTTCTGCTGGCCGCAGGTTTGCGGGGCATCGAGAAGAACTATGTGCTGAGCCCCCAGGCCGAGGACAACGTGTGGATGCTGACCCCCGAAGAGCGCCGCGCCATGGGCTACCGGGAGCTACCGTCCAGCCTGGGCATCGCACTGTCGGAGATGGAGAACTCCGAACTCGTCGCCGAGGCGCTCGGCGAGCACGTCTTCGACTACTTCCTGCGCAACAAGCGTGCGGAGTGGGAGGAGTACCGGAGCAACGTGACGCCCTACGAGCTCAAGGCCTACCTGTCGCTCTGA
- a CDS encoding alpha/beta hydrolase, translating to MASMGRTSRVGSALSSWFLCTVLALGVAVPPAAATEPGAGQTTAPQALWGSCERFLGGASGDVPNAVCIAVPVPIDDADPAGAQAQLAVIKIPATGQRIGALFINPGGPGASAVDATAAMGYALAGSPINEHFDLVGFDPRGVGYSTPEVRCRTDAEFDAWRRNPMVDYSPEGVAAIEQIYRDYAAECADKMGSAFLAGVGTASAAKDMDTVRQVLGDDTINYLGFSYGTELGTAYLERYPERVRTMVLDGAIDPAQDTVGSIIQQMNGFQVVFDDYAADCAKSRGCPLGTDPTQWVARFHQLVDPLVTTPGPTSDPRGLSYQDAITGTFNALYAPQYWKFLTSGLLGLARHSDAGDLLLLADEYQGRDPWGRYSNGQDAFNAIRCVDNATPTDPAVWADIDRRTRESAPFQSYGQYTGFAPRDICAFWPVPPTSTPHPASPASPGSVVVVSTTHDPATPYESGVNLAHQLNAPLITYTGTQHTAVFNGDMCVDSAIVRYFVDREVPGDLHC from the coding sequence ATGGCATCCATGGGACGCACGAGTCGAGTCGGCTCGGCCCTGTCCTCCTGGTTCCTGTGCACCGTGCTTGCCCTCGGTGTCGCGGTGCCACCGGCTGCTGCCACTGAACCGGGAGCCGGTCAGACGACGGCGCCGCAGGCTCTCTGGGGAAGCTGTGAACGCTTTCTCGGCGGTGCGTCCGGTGACGTCCCCAACGCGGTGTGCATCGCTGTCCCGGTACCGATCGACGACGCCGATCCCGCTGGCGCGCAAGCGCAATTGGCCGTCATCAAGATCCCGGCAACCGGTCAGCGAATCGGCGCGCTGTTCATCAACCCCGGTGGTCCGGGCGCGTCGGCGGTCGACGCCACCGCGGCAATGGGGTACGCCCTGGCGGGTAGTCCCATCAACGAGCATTTCGACCTCGTCGGGTTCGACCCGCGCGGGGTCGGCTACTCCACACCCGAGGTGCGGTGCCGCACCGACGCCGAGTTCGATGCCTGGCGGCGCAACCCGATGGTCGACTACAGCCCCGAGGGTGTCGCCGCGATCGAACAGATCTACCGTGACTACGCCGCCGAGTGCGCCGACAAGATGGGCAGTGCGTTTCTGGCCGGCGTCGGAACCGCCTCGGCGGCAAAGGATATGGACACCGTTCGCCAGGTGCTCGGCGACGACACGATCAACTACCTGGGCTTCAGCTACGGCACCGAGCTGGGCACCGCCTACCTCGAGCGGTACCCGGAGCGGGTGCGCACCATGGTTCTCGACGGTGCGATCGACCCCGCTCAGGACACCGTCGGCTCGATCATTCAGCAGATGAACGGCTTCCAGGTGGTCTTCGACGACTACGCCGCCGACTGCGCCAAGTCGCGGGGCTGCCCGCTGGGCACCGATCCGACCCAGTGGGTCGCGCGGTTCCACCAGCTCGTCGACCCGCTCGTGACCACGCCCGGCCCGACATCCGATCCGCGCGGACTGAGCTACCAGGACGCGATCACCGGCACCTTCAACGCGCTGTACGCGCCGCAGTACTGGAAGTTCCTCACCAGCGGCCTGCTCGGCTTGGCGCGGCACAGCGATGCCGGCGACCTGTTGCTGCTGGCCGACGAGTATCAGGGCCGCGATCCGTGGGGCCGTTACAGCAACGGCCAGGACGCCTTCAATGCCATCCGCTGTGTGGACAACGCGACGCCCACCGACCCTGCGGTGTGGGCCGACATCGACAGGCGCACTCGCGAGTCGGCGCCGTTTCAGTCCTACGGTCAGTACACCGGGTTCGCGCCCAGGGACATCTGCGCGTTCTGGCCGGTGCCGCCGACCTCGACACCGCACCCGGCGTCGCCGGCGTCGCCGGGCAGCGTCGTCGTCGTCTCCACGACACACGATCCGGCCACTCCCTACGAGTCGGGCGTGAACCTGGCCCACCAGTTGAACGCCCCGCTGATCACCTACACCGGCACCCAGCACACGGCGGTGTTCAACGGTGATATGTGCGTCGACTCGGCGATCGTGCGGTATTTCGTCGACCGGGAGGTCCCGGGCGACCTGCACTGCTGA
- a CDS encoding alpha/beta hydrolase: MRQYHRPRVLRTALVLSAVAGLVASAGCSTMVSGTAVIAEPRLGQPVTWGPCRAAGGGGGNALPIPAGAQCGKIAVPVDYAKPDDGIASLALIRFPATGDKIGSLIINPGGPGESGIEAAASIVENLPANVRQKFDLVGFDPRGVGSSTPALWCNSDADNDRLRADPQVDYSPEGIAHIEGETKAFIQRCVDKMGKDFLANIGTASVVKDMDSLRAAVGDDKITYLGYSYGTRIGAAYAEAFPDKVRGMILDGAVDPNADPIQADIDQAAAFQQAFNDYAADCAKDPTCPLGTDPAKAVDVYRNLVDPLVKKPLPTADPRGLAYSDAIIGTIMALYSPNLWRHLTQALSEMTDGRGDTMLALADMYMRRDAQGRYTNATDARIAVNCVDQPPITDRTKVIEEDRKMREVAPFMSYGAFTGNAPLSTCAFWPVPPTSTPHLVAAPGLPPVLVVSTTNDPATPYQAGVDLAKQLGGALLTFNGTQHTVVFQGNTCVDNYAAAYLVNLTVPPPGATC, encoded by the coding sequence ATGAGGCAGTACCACCGCCCGCGCGTCCTTCGCACCGCACTGGTGCTTTCCGCCGTGGCCGGACTCGTCGCTAGTGCCGGCTGCAGCACCATGGTGTCGGGAACGGCCGTCATCGCCGAGCCCAGGCTCGGCCAGCCGGTGACGTGGGGGCCGTGCCGCGCGGCCGGCGGGGGTGGCGGCAACGCACTGCCGATTCCGGCGGGCGCGCAGTGCGGCAAGATCGCGGTCCCGGTGGACTACGCCAAGCCCGACGACGGCATCGCCAGCCTGGCGCTGATCCGGTTCCCGGCCACCGGCGACAAGATCGGCTCGCTGATCATCAACCCCGGCGGCCCGGGGGAGTCCGGTATCGAGGCGGCCGCGAGCATCGTCGAGAACCTGCCCGCCAACGTGCGCCAGAAGTTCGACCTCGTGGGCTTCGACCCGCGCGGCGTCGGATCCTCCACTCCGGCACTGTGGTGCAACTCCGACGCCGACAACGACCGCCTGCGGGCCGACCCGCAGGTCGATTACAGCCCCGAGGGCATTGCGCACATCGAGGGCGAGACCAAGGCCTTCATCCAGCGCTGCGTCGACAAGATGGGCAAGGACTTCCTGGCCAACATCGGCACCGCCAGCGTCGTCAAGGACATGGACTCGCTGCGCGCGGCCGTCGGCGACGACAAGATCACGTATCTCGGCTACTCGTATGGCACCCGCATCGGGGCGGCCTACGCCGAAGCGTTCCCGGACAAGGTCCGGGGGATGATCCTCGACGGCGCCGTCGACCCCAACGCCGACCCGATCCAGGCCGACATCGACCAGGCGGCGGCATTCCAGCAGGCCTTCAACGACTACGCCGCCGACTGCGCCAAGGATCCGACCTGCCCGCTGGGCACCGATCCCGCCAAGGCCGTCGACGTCTACCGCAACCTGGTCGACCCGCTGGTGAAGAAGCCGCTGCCCACCGCCGACCCACGCGGACTGGCCTACAGCGACGCGATCATCGGCACCATCATGGCGCTGTACTCACCGAACCTGTGGCGGCACCTGACCCAGGCGCTCAGCGAGATGACCGACGGTCGCGGCGACACCATGCTGGCGCTGGCCGACATGTACATGCGCCGCGACGCCCAAGGCCGCTACACCAACGCCACCGACGCCCGCATCGCCGTCAACTGTGTCGACCAGCCACCGATCACCGACCGCACCAAGGTGATCGAGGAAGACCGCAAGATGCGCGAGGTCGCGCCGTTCATGAGCTACGGCGCGTTCACCGGCAACGCGCCGCTGAGCACGTGTGCGTTCTGGCCGGTCCCGCCGACCAGCACTCCGCATTTGGTCGCCGCGCCCGGCCTGCCGCCGGTGCTGGTGGTGTCGACGACCAACGACCCGGCCACGCCCTATCAGGCCGGCGTCGACCTGGCCAAGCAACTCGGCGGGGCCCTGCTGACCTTCAACGGAACCCAGCACACCGTCGTGTTCCAAGGCAACACCTGCGTGGACAACTACGCCGCCGCCTACCTCGTGAACCTCACCGTGCCGCCGCCCGGGGCTACCTGCTGA
- a CDS encoding WS/DGAT/MGAT family O-acyltransferase produces the protein MQRLSGLDASFLYLETPSQPLHVCSVLELDAATIPGGYTFDRLRTALQSRVKAMPNFREKLANSFLNLDHPVWVEDEHFDIDRHLHRIGLPAPGGRVELGEICGHLASLPLDRRYPLWEMWVIEGVAGTDARNGGRLAVLTKVHHAAVDGVTGANLMSQLCSTEPDAPPPAPVEGQGDANPLRIALGGLGNFVSRPMHLATNVLPSTVTTVFDTVKRAVGGRAMAAPFAAPQTRFNASVTAHRNVAFAELDFDDIKKVKNHFGVKVNDVVMALVAGVLRQFLLERGELPDSSLVAMIPVSVHDRSDRPGRNQVSGMFSKLETQIEDPAKRLAAIAEANDTAKEHSSAIGATLLQDWSQFAGPAIFGVAMRVYARSRLTESRPVHNLVVSNVPGPQIPLYFLGAEVTAMYPLGPIFHGSGLNITVMSLNGKLDVGLISCPELLPDLWDMADDFAVGMKELLDATKPAAKQGRK, from the coding sequence CTGCAGCGGCTCAGCGGACTCGACGCAAGTTTCCTCTATCTCGAAACGCCTTCCCAGCCATTGCATGTGTGCTCGGTGCTCGAGTTGGACGCCGCCACGATTCCGGGCGGCTACACCTTCGATCGGCTGCGCACCGCGCTGCAGTCGCGGGTCAAGGCAATGCCGAACTTCCGGGAGAAGCTGGCCAACAGCTTCCTCAACCTCGACCACCCGGTGTGGGTGGAAGACGAGCACTTCGACATCGACCGTCACCTCCACCGCATCGGCCTGCCCGCCCCCGGCGGCCGGGTCGAACTGGGGGAGATCTGCGGTCATCTCGCCTCGCTGCCACTGGACCGCCGCTACCCGCTGTGGGAGATGTGGGTCATCGAAGGTGTGGCCGGCACCGACGCCCGCAACGGCGGCCGGCTGGCCGTGCTGACCAAGGTGCACCACGCCGCCGTCGACGGAGTCACCGGCGCCAACCTGATGTCCCAGCTGTGTTCCACCGAGCCCGACGCGCCGCCGCCGGCCCCGGTCGAGGGCCAGGGTGACGCCAACCCGCTGCGCATCGCGCTCGGCGGTCTCGGCAACTTCGTGTCCCGGCCGATGCACCTGGCCACCAACGTGCTTCCGTCCACCGTCACCACGGTCTTCGACACCGTTAAACGCGCGGTCGGCGGTCGCGCGATGGCCGCGCCGTTCGCCGCACCCCAGACCCGCTTCAACGCCAGCGTCACCGCGCACCGCAACGTCGCCTTCGCCGAACTCGATTTCGATGACATCAAGAAGGTCAAGAACCACTTCGGGGTCAAGGTCAACGATGTGGTGATGGCGCTGGTCGCCGGAGTGCTGCGTCAGTTCCTGCTCGAGCGCGGCGAACTGCCCGACTCCTCGCTGGTGGCGATGATCCCGGTGTCGGTGCACGACCGTTCGGACCGCCCGGGCCGCAACCAGGTGTCGGGAATGTTCTCCAAACTCGAGACCCAGATCGAGGATCCGGCAAAGCGTCTGGCGGCCATTGCCGAGGCGAACGACACCGCCAAGGAACACAGTTCGGCGATCGGCGCGACACTGCTGCAGGACTGGAGTCAGTTCGCCGGCCCGGCGATCTTCGGCGTCGCGATGCGGGTGTACGCCCGCAGCCGGCTTACCGAATCGCGTCCGGTGCACAACCTCGTCGTCTCCAATGTGCCCGGACCGCAGATCCCGCTCTACTTCCTGGGTGCCGAAGTGACCGCGATGTATCCGTTGGGCCCGATCTTCCACGGCTCTGGCCTCAACATCACCGTGATGTCGCTCAACGGCAAGCTCGACGTCGGACTGATCTCCTGCCCCGAGCTGCTGCCGGACCTGTGGGACATGGCCGACGACTTCGCCGTCGGGATGAAGGAACTGCTCGACGCGACGAAACCGGCCGCCAAACAAGGCCGGAAGTGA
- the panB gene encoding 3-methyl-2-oxobutanoate hydroxymethyltransferase, translated as MSEQTVYGGCTTPAVARVKVRTHHLHKWKTEGHKWAMLTVYDYSTARAFDEAEIPVLLVGDSAANVVYGYDTTVPISADELIPLVRGVVRGAEHALVVADLPFGSYESSPAQALATATRFLKEAGAHAVKLEGGERVADQIATLTAAGIPVMAHIGFTPQSVNGLGGFRVQGRGDAAEQTIHDAIAVQEAGAFAVVMEMVPAELATQITGKLTIPTVGIGAGPNCDAQVLVWQDMAGLTSGKTAKFVKRFGDVGGELRRAATQYATEVATGAFPAEEHSF; from the coding sequence ATGTCTGAGCAGACTGTTTACGGTGGCTGTACTACGCCCGCTGTGGCCCGCGTCAAGGTACGTACGCATCACCTGCACAAGTGGAAGACCGAGGGCCACAAGTGGGCCATGCTGACGGTCTACGACTATTCGACCGCCCGCGCCTTCGACGAGGCGGAGATTCCGGTGCTGCTGGTGGGTGACTCCGCCGCCAACGTCGTCTACGGCTACGACACCACGGTGCCGATCTCGGCCGACGAGCTGATCCCCCTGGTTCGCGGCGTGGTCCGCGGCGCCGAGCACGCCCTGGTCGTCGCCGACCTGCCCTTCGGCAGCTACGAGTCCAGCCCCGCGCAGGCCCTCGCGACCGCTACCCGGTTCCTCAAGGAGGCCGGCGCGCACGCGGTGAAGCTGGAGGGCGGCGAGCGTGTCGCCGACCAGATCGCCACGCTGACCGCCGCCGGTATTCCGGTGATGGCCCACATCGGCTTCACCCCGCAGAGTGTCAACGGCCTCGGCGGTTTCCGGGTGCAGGGCCGTGGTGACGCCGCCGAGCAGACCATCCACGACGCGATCGCGGTCCAGGAAGCCGGCGCGTTCGCGGTGGTGATGGAGATGGTGCCCGCAGAGCTGGCCACCCAGATCACCGGCAAGCTGACCATCCCGACGGTCGGCATCGGCGCGGGCCCGAACTGCGACGCTCAGGTGCTGGTGTGGCAGGACATGGCCGGACTCACCAGCGGCAAGACCGCCAAGTTCGTCAAGCGCTTCGGTGACGTCGGCGGCGAACTACGCCGTGCCGCAACGCAATACGCCACTGAGGTCGCGACAGGCGCATTCCCCGCCGAGGAGCACAGCTTCTAG
- a CDS encoding enoyl-CoA hydratase/isomerase family protein: MSEYESLSFEQSGPIARIVLDRPEAANGMNDTMTRELAEVAQHCTAPDVKVVVLTGAGRFFCAGGDLKAMAASPLGPGRFVKGIADDLHRAIATFARMDAVLITAVNGVAAGAGFSLAVAGDLVLAADNASFTMAYTKAGLSPDGSSSYYLPRLVGVRRATELMLTNRTLSAAEAVEWGLVTETVAAADLAATAQALAEQIASAAKGSSSAVKKLLLTTFGNDIETQMDLESEFIAACADSPDGAEGIDAFLNKRAPKFS, encoded by the coding sequence ATGAGCGAATACGAGAGCCTGAGCTTCGAGCAGAGCGGGCCAATCGCGCGCATCGTGCTGGACCGCCCCGAAGCCGCCAATGGCATGAACGACACCATGACCCGGGAATTGGCCGAGGTCGCCCAACACTGCACGGCGCCCGACGTCAAGGTCGTCGTATTGACCGGCGCGGGGCGGTTCTTCTGTGCCGGTGGTGATCTCAAGGCGATGGCCGCCTCTCCGCTGGGGCCCGGCCGCTTCGTCAAGGGCATCGCCGACGACCTGCACCGCGCCATCGCGACATTCGCCCGGATGGACGCGGTGCTGATCACCGCGGTCAACGGTGTCGCCGCCGGTGCCGGGTTCAGCCTGGCCGTCGCGGGTGATCTGGTGCTGGCCGCCGACAACGCCTCGTTCACCATGGCCTACACCAAGGCCGGGCTCAGCCCGGACGGCAGCTCGTCGTACTACCTGCCGCGCCTGGTCGGGGTGCGCCGCGCCACTGAACTGATGCTGACCAATCGCACGCTGAGCGCGGCCGAAGCCGTCGAATGGGGTCTGGTCACCGAGACCGTTGCGGCCGCCGACCTGGCGGCCACAGCGCAGGCGTTGGCTGAGCAGATCGCCTCGGCGGCAAAGGGTTCCAGCAGTGCTGTCAAGAAACTGCTGTTGACGACCTTCGGCAATGACATCGAAACCCAGATGGATCTGGAGTCCGAATTCATCGCCGCGTGCGCCGACAGCCCGGACGGCGCAGAAGGTATCGACGCGTTCCTCAACAAGCGCGCGCCGAAGTTCAGTTGA
- a CDS encoding TetR/AcrR family transcriptional regulator, whose translation MRSEGRGRPRLEQSRRPGNTAREEILDAAAELFTTVGYAATSTRRIADAVGMRQASLYHHFATKDDILDALLAGTVDEPLALAADLLGQNGPAAERLHALVVGDVSQLCAKRWNLGALYLLPELRVDRFEQFRISRDQLRDRYRQLAAQVIAECDGVPDADDLPFRLVESVINRRSDDGVCPPETPRIIADGAVRILGWRGDTAALRDRSADRLQTRREEPAVTG comes from the coding sequence ATGCGCAGCGAGGGCCGGGGCCGGCCGCGGCTCGAGCAGTCCCGCCGACCGGGCAATACCGCCCGCGAGGAGATCCTGGACGCGGCGGCCGAACTGTTCACCACAGTGGGCTACGCGGCGACGTCCACCCGTCGGATCGCCGACGCGGTCGGTATGCGGCAGGCCTCGCTCTACCACCACTTCGCCACCAAGGACGACATTCTCGACGCGCTTCTGGCCGGCACCGTCGACGAGCCACTGGCGCTGGCGGCCGACCTGCTCGGCCAAAACGGCCCGGCCGCAGAACGGTTGCACGCCCTGGTGGTCGGCGACGTGTCGCAACTGTGCGCCAAGCGCTGGAACCTCGGCGCGCTCTACCTGCTCCCGGAGTTGCGGGTCGACCGCTTCGAACAGTTCCGGATCAGCCGCGATCAACTGCGCGACCGTTATCGGCAACTGGCGGCCCAGGTCATCGCCGAATGCGACGGTGTCCCCGACGCCGACGACCTTCCGTTCCGGCTCGTCGAGTCGGTGATCAACCGGCGCTCCGACGACGGGGTGTGCCCGCCGGAGACGCCGCGGATCATCGCCGACGGCGCTGTACGGATCCTCGGCTGGCGCGGCGATACCGCCGCCCTGCGCGACCGCAGTGCGGACCGGCTGCAGACCCGGCGCGAGGAGCCCGCGGTCACCGGTTAA
- a CDS encoding DUF1989 domain-containing protein, whose translation MTTASTDGARSHARSQAAAAAMRIPAVPDGVDDTRLVWSEAVPAESYATRVLGRGTRLRFSDPDGGACAHLLLFRADASWERLNVADTMKVPWQAYLSAGHPLLSDQGRVLATVVADTSGHHDMLCGLPPSARPTMLLAAIKHGMDIRDVAPSATLFKGARVEESGALTFTGSAGPGAAVDLLIHLPVVVAVVNTAHPLDPAPAVTGLDIVAWRAPEELTTPVNDDPEYLRALFNTESTWAAEQSSEELR comes from the coding sequence ATGACCACCGCGTCGACCGACGGCGCCCGCTCGCACGCCCGCTCCCAGGCCGCCGCCGCGGCCATGCGCATCCCGGCCGTGCCCGACGGCGTCGACGACACCCGCCTGGTGTGGTCGGAGGCTGTGCCCGCCGAGTCCTACGCCACCCGGGTGCTCGGCCGCGGAACCCGTCTTCGGTTCTCCGACCCCGATGGCGGAGCGTGCGCGCACCTACTGCTGTTCCGCGCCGACGCATCGTGGGAGCGGCTCAACGTCGCCGACACCATGAAGGTGCCGTGGCAGGCCTACCTCAGCGCCGGGCACCCGCTGCTGTCCGACCAGGGCCGGGTGTTGGCCACCGTCGTCGCCGACACCTCCGGTCACCACGACATGCTCTGCGGCCTGCCCCCGTCGGCACGTCCCACGATGCTGCTGGCGGCCATCAAGCACGGCATGGACATTCGTGACGTGGCACCGTCGGCGACGCTGTTCAAGGGTGCCCGGGTCGAAGAGTCCGGCGCCCTGACCTTCACCGGTTCCGCCGGTCCCGGCGCTGCGGTGGATCTGCTCATCCATCTGCCCGTGGTCGTCGCGGTGGTCAACACCGCCCATCCCCTCGACCCGGCACCGGCGGTCACCGGACTCGACATCGTCGCGTGGCGTGCCCCCGAAGAACTCACCACCCCGGTCAACGACGACCCCGAGTATCTCAGGGCCTTGTTCAACACCGAATCAACATGGGCCGCAGAACAATCCAGTGAGGAACTTCGATGA
- a CDS encoding urea amidolyase associated protein UAAP2, with protein sequence MTTALPTVIRDEVVAACAPWSAILRTGQSLQIIDLHGNQAVDTLFYAVDGDRVDPAGRYSAQVTVAAQRNIFLTTGSVLRAADGRPLVSIVADEVGNHDTIAGACSKESNTLRYGHHTVHQHACAENFLAEAATWGMGKRDIVSNVNFFMNVPVEPNGTLGIVDGLSAPGKSLTLRAESDTLVLVSNCPQINNPCNGFDPTPVRMVITAS encoded by the coding sequence ATGACGACCGCACTACCGACGGTGATCCGAGACGAAGTCGTGGCGGCCTGCGCGCCGTGGTCGGCGATCCTGCGCACCGGCCAGTCCCTGCAGATCATCGACCTGCACGGCAACCAGGCGGTGGACACGCTGTTCTACGCCGTCGACGGCGACCGGGTCGATCCGGCCGGCCGCTACAGCGCCCAGGTCACCGTGGCCGCCCAGCGCAACATCTTCCTGACCACCGGTTCGGTGCTGCGCGCCGCCGACGGCCGGCCACTGGTGTCGATCGTCGCCGACGAGGTCGGTAACCACGACACCATCGCCGGCGCCTGCTCCAAGGAGTCCAACACCCTGCGCTACGGGCACCACACCGTGCACCAGCACGCCTGCGCCGAAAACTTCCTGGCCGAGGCCGCGACTTGGGGAATGGGCAAGCGCGACATCGTCTCCAACGTCAACTTCTTCATGAACGTGCCGGTCGAACCCAACGGCACGCTGGGCATCGTCGACGGCCTCTCCGCCCCGGGCAAGTCACTGACGCTGCGCGCCGAGAGCGACACCCTGGTGCTGGTGTCGAACTGCCCGCAGATCAACAACCCGTGCAACGGATTCGACCCAACGCCGGTGCGGATGGTGATCACCGCATCATGA